In the genome of Montipora foliosa isolate CH-2021 chromosome 3, ASM3666993v2, whole genome shotgun sequence, one region contains:
- the LOC137997763 gene encoding uncharacterized protein, which produces MAATSDPDEVLRSTTGKTNFQRIARLLISGGTTLLREIFDGICPPSNLPTILKNPATKKHLKSAKLTKPHWDCLYPSPGVYGQSVDFDVTLLFRLLRTICNLTPPATGWDALPTNIDHSLVADLARIKYYRNSVYGHGNMEIIDDFEFLSLWQEISGALVRIAGQIGPVKKLEWQNAIDNFLKEPLTAEDERNVEELQSWYRSDMDAKKALDELKVGMDQLKGVHGFLKERIPMIQTIQEKLQGLETAYREDAQVTKDKLAELHQLTMTLCSTSGSFNLIAGHLTRKSAIGSSPQVGVSEELSALEEATWNGGIVCESESRVNEIYQKYGQLKALQRELGDQILRTLDIVKRAVAMYNDFVTKLKEHNRTLLVGNTLSLVGSSLSLAGNTLSLAGSSLSLAGSITTLGPLWSILTIGGLFYAFGGLKFLSRCSSKKREPELSQLSDELLQIDGQLKEALYVRDKKMDSFVQCLFDIGEFCREHPNGLVVLRECGHVSTQDISRDINTFLSRLVDFCSISSETSKEIHACEERILGEEEAIVSMNKEPGVIDDDSCAVLEDKKIMKLIRLITAPVIGTTGKMKQ; this is translated from the exons ATGGCCGCCACTTCAGACCCCGATGAAGTGCTTCGTTCAACAActggaaaaacaaattttcaacGTATTGCACGACTGTTAATAAGTGGAGGCACTACGCTACTGAGAGAGATTTTTGATGGGATTTGTCCACCAAGTAATCTTCCTACAATACTAAAAAATCCAGCCACAAAGAAACATCTCAAATCAGCAAAGCTCACCAAGCCACACTGGGACTGTCTGTACCCTTCCCCAGGGGTCTACGGTCAGTCAGTAGATTTTGATGTTACATTGCTGTTCAGGTTGCTGAGAACAATATGCAACCTCACCCCTCCTGCCACAGGCTGGGATGCTCTGCCAACCAATATAGACCACAGTCTAGTTGCAGATTTGGCAAGAATTAAATATTACCGCAACTCAGTATATGGTCATGGTAACATGGAGATAATAGACGACTTCGAGTTTTTATCGCTGTGGCAGGAAATAAGTGGAGCCCTTGTTAGAATTGCAGGCCAAATCGGCCCTGTGAAGAAGCTTGAGTGGCAGAATGCCATTGATAATTTTTTAAAGGAACCCCTCACAGCAGAGGACGAAAGAAATGTAGAAGAGCTGCAGAGCTGGTATAGAAGTGATATGGATGCTAAGAAAGCCTTAGATGAATTGAAAGTTGGAATGGATCAGTTGAAAGGTGTCCATGGATTTCTTAAAGAAAGGATTCCTATGATTCAGACAATTCAAGAGAAACTTCAAGGCCTAGAAACAGCGTATCGAGAAGACGCCCAAGTCACAAAAGATAAGCTAGCAGAGTTGCATCAATTAACAATGACCCTTTGCTCCACATCTGGCAGTTTTAATTTGATTGCAG GACATCTGACAAGGAAGAGCGCCATAGGATCGAGTCCGCAAGTTGGAGTGTCAGAG GAGCTAAGCGCATTGGAGGAAGCTACTTGGAATGGCGGCATTGTTTGTGAGTCAGAAAGTAGGGTGAATGAAATCTACCAGAAATATGGACAACTTAAAGCACTGCAACGTGAACTTGGAGACCAGATTCTCAGGACGTTGGATATCGTGAAACGCGCCGTAGCAATGTACAACGATTTCGTAACAAAGTTAAAGGAACACAACCGTACTTTACTTGTTGGGAACACTTTGTCATTGGTGGGGAGCAGTTTGTCATTGGCGGGGAACACTTTGTCATTGGCGGGGAGCAGTTTGTCATTGGCGGGTTCCATTACTACGCTTGGCCCATTGTGGTCGATCCTAACCATTGGAGGTTTGTTCTATGCTTTCGGAGGGCTCAAATTCCTGAGTAGATGTTCATCAAAGAAAAGAGAACCCGAATTGTCACAATTATCGGACGAGCTACTGCAGATAGATGGTCAGTTAAAAGAGGCGTTATATGTTAGAGACAAAAAGATGGACTCTTTCGTGCAATGCCTATTTGACATTGGCGAGTTTTGTCGCGAGCATCCAAATGGGCTGGTAGTGTTAAGAGAATGTGGACACGTCTCTACCCAAGACATTTCGAGGGACATTAATACATTCTTGTCACGATTAGTTGACTTTTGCAGCATCAGTAGCGAAACTTCAAAAGAAATTCACGCGTGCGAGGAGAGGATTCTTGGTGAAGAAGAAGCAATTGTGTCTATGAACAAAGAACCTGGGGTCATAGATGATGACAGTTGTGCTGTCTTGGAGGACAAAAAGATAATGAAGCTGATAAGATTGATCACAGCACCAGTTATTGGGACAACTGGAAAGATGAAACAGTGA
- the LOC137997761 gene encoding uncharacterized protein, translated as MKNTIPPIPTPDRDAAVMADFRNLFSPYAATTSSSLSRVQKSSRPPKRGSRRSPYFRPKETWTRDFFCLASPQQDQVPVKSQKLELQTAGLGRKKVVFGNKDQAIEVSKKLEAAYPKLKAGGGFEILRSGIGSSLAFVSPPATGYSVPYLRDQAGLGQALAYIRPLQVELDISPVSTDMASTAQENSSVPQVNCTICGLQLKVTEVRSYQQSCNREEVNGEVDATTAQRTTFEMSDSPGLNDAALVELSALFPDISGNVINNTLTASGGNASVAASRLIHWPASTSMPNQSSDDQCNNASDDELLLPTFDVDEPKDPIVTYRQQTLNENAPPMRIYVNRMNEEFSADVLAIYKKPNPGLNSTLRVKFENEVAVGEGPVREFFSTLMAFLHDGFPLDGEGLGKLTQVFEGEEDHKLPIPNALLRNAGFYTSVGRMIAHSFLHGGPPLFGLSAAVVQFWCQNSISAVTIDDVPDYDLREALKELSNMDNDKEPSDELKVFLLPYRDEAAVLQVPLTGKQKHFALQQLLVYNVIEKRHQELTDLASGMNELGLIEYLKVHDSMATAVFPRQAEAVIDKMEVRSRISLENDKHPQGQVILHFLYQFLDEISQNAEAGAGLRDLMAFWTGWEMLPPHGEKLWVQLDDQGTQTSLAESKACFNRLIVNSSHTDYATLKSSLSKALKYGSRGYYSL; from the exons atgaaaaataccATTCCTCCCATTCCTACACCAGACCGCGACGCGGCAGTTATGGCAGATTTCAGAAACCTTTTCTCGCCATATGCGGCAACTACAAGTTCATCACTTTCTCGTGTACAGAAATCCTCACGGCCACCAAAGCGGGGAAGCCGGCGAAGTCCTTACTTTAGACCCAAAGAGACATGGACACGCGACTTTTTTTGTCTAGCCAGTCCTCAACAGGATCAAGTGCCTGTCAAGTCTCAAAAACTTGAATTGCAAACCGCTGGCTTAGGCAGAAAAAAGGTGGTTTTTGGTAACAAAGACCAGGCAATAGAGGTCAGCAAGAAGTTGGAAGCTGCATACCCTAAGCTTAAAGCTGGCGGTGGATTTGAAATATTGAGGAGTGGAATTGGTAGCAGTCTAGCCTTTGTATCACCACCAGCAACAGGATACTCTGTACCTTACCTAAGGGATCAGGCGGGTCTTGGACAAGCCCTGGCCTATATACGGCCATTGCAAGTGGAATTAGATATTTCCCCAGTTTCAACTGATATG GCTTCTACAGCACAAGAAAATTCAAGTGTCCCTCAAGTGAACTGTACAATATGTGGGTTGCAGCTCAAGGTGACTGAAGTCAGGTCCTATCAGCAGTCATGCAACAGAGAGGAAGTCAATGGTGAAGTAGATGCCACTACAGCACAGAGAACTACCTTTGAAATGTCCGATTCTCCTGGG CTGAATGATGCTGCTTTGGTAGAATTGAGTGCTCTTTTTCCTGACATAAGTGGCAATGTAATTAACAACACACTGACTGCAAGTGGAGGGAATGCAAGTGTGGCTGCTTCTAGACTCATCCATTGGCCTG CCAGTACCAGTATGCCAAATCAAAGCAGTGATGATCAATGCAATAATGCAAGTGATGATGAACTTCTGCTACCCACCTTTGATGTGGATGAACCAAAGGATCCTATTGTTACGTACAGGCAGCAGACTCTAAATGAGAACGCCCCCCCAATGAGAATATACGTTAATCGCATGAACGAGGAGTTCTCAGCTGATGTCCTGGCCATCTATAAGAAACCAAATCCAGGGCTTAACTCAACATTGAGGGTGAAATTCGAGAATGAAGTAGCAGTAGGGGAAGGTCCAGTGAGAGAGTTCTTCAGTACACTCATGGCATTTCTTCATGATGGCTTTCCACTTGATGGAGAGGGGCTGGGAAAACTGACACAAGTATTTGAAGGTGAGGAAGACCACAAACTTCCTATCCCCAATGCTCTCCTTCGCAATGCAGGATTTTATACAAGTGTTGGCAGAATGATCGCCCACTCCTTCCTACATGGAGGTCCTCCCTTATTTGGACTCTCGGCAGCAGTTGTTCAGTTCTGGTGTCAAAATAGTATCAGTGCAGTAACCATAGATGATGTACCAGACTATGACCTAAGGGAAGCCTTAAAGGAG TTATCCAATATGGACAATGATAAAGAACCATCAGATGAGCTAAAAGTCTTCTTGCTGCCATATCGGGATGAAGCTGCTGTGCTTCAAGTACCATTAACAGGGAAACAAAAACACTTTGCTCTACAACAGTTACTCGTGTATAATGTCATTGAAAAACGGCATCAAGAACTGACTGACTTGGCTTCTGGTATGAATGAACTTGGCCTTATAGAGTACTTAAAAGTCCATGACTCAATGGCAACAGCTGTCTTTCCGCGGCAAGCTGAGGCAGTTATTGACAAGATGGAGGTCAGGAGTAGGATCAGTCTTGAAAATGACAAACACCCTCAAGGCCAAGTTATTTTGCATTTCCTCTATCAGTTTCTTGATGAAATCAGCCAAAACGCAGAAG CTGGGGCAGGTCTGCGTGACCTAATGGCCTTCTGGACAGGATGGGAAATGTTGCCACCCCATGGAGAGAAACTGTGGGTACAACTAGATGACCAGGGTACACAAACAAGCCTTGCTGAAAGTAAAGCCTGTTTCAACAGGCTTATCGTTAATTCTTCTCACACAGATTATGCGACTCTGAAGAGTTCCTTGTCAAAAGCCTTAAAGTATGGATCAAGAGGATATTACTCACTCTAA